Part of the Sphingomonadaceae bacterium OTU29LAMAA1 genome, GTTCCACATGGCGGCGCAGGTCGCCGTCACCACCAGTATGGAAGACCCACGCGCCGACCTCGAGATCAATATCCTCGGCACCTTCAACCTGCTCGAGGCGCTTCGGCAGAAACCGGGCACCCCGGTCATCTTCGCCTCGACCAACAAGGTCTACGGCGACCTCGCCGACCTCGATTTCGCGCGTGACGGCGACACCTACGTCCCCGTCGACGCCGCCGTCCGCGCCCATGGCATAGGAGAGGATCGGCCGCTCGATTTCCACACGCCGTACGGCGTGTCGAAGGGGGCGGCCGACCAATATGTCCTCGATTACGCGCGCAGCTATGGCGTCCCCGCCGCGGTGTTGCGCATGTCGTGCATCTACGGTCAGCGCCAGATGGGGACCGAGGATCAGGGCTGGGTCGCGCACTTCCTGATCCGCGCGCTCGAAGGCAAGCCGATCACGCTCTACGGCGACGGCTATCAGGTCCGCGACATCCTCGACGTGTCGAACGCGGTCGAGGCGTATCTGCACGCGTGGCAGCGCATCGATCAGGTGAAGGGCAGGGCGTTCAACCTGGGCGGTGGTCCCGCCAACGCGATATCTCTGCGGGTGCTGCTGGGCCACATCGGCGACCTGATCGGCCGCGAGGTCGACGTGTCCTTCTCCGACTGGCGCGCCGGCGATCAGCGCTATTTCGTCGCCGACACGCGTGCGGCGGAGGTGGCGCTCGGCCTGTCGTCGAAGGTGGCTTGGCGCGACGGTGTCGCCAATCTCGCGCGGTGGCTGGCGACGGAGCGCGGGCTCAATCATCCGATCGGCGAGCGGCTGACGGTGGCCGCCGAATGAAGATCCTGCTCACCACCGATGCGGTCGGCGGCGTCTGGCAATATACGACCGAACTGGCGCAGGCGCTGAGCGCGCGCGGAGTCGAATGCGTGGTGGCGGTGCTCGGGCCGGCGCCTGACGAGAATCAGCGTGGGGCGCTGGCGCCAACCCCGGCCAAAAGCACTCCGTCACCCCGGACTCGTTCCGGGGTCCACTCATCCCCATCGGAAGGCCTCTCGCCTCAAGCCCTGCGTCTCGCCGTGGAGTGGACCCCGGAACACGTCCGGGGTGACGGGGGAGGTGGGGCAGCCCCGTCCCCAGCCCCCATCACCCTCATCGAAACCGGCCTCCCGCTCGACTGGACCTGCGTCGACGCCGCGCCCGTCCTTGCCGCCGGGAAGGCGATTGCCACGCTGGCCAAGGACCATGCCGCCGATCTCATCCATTATAACATGCCGACGCTCGCAGCCGTGGGTACGCCGCCGGTGCCGTCGATCGCGGTTGCCCACGGCTGCGTCTCGACCTGGTGGGAAGCCGCCAAGGGCACGCCGCTCGGTCAGGATTATCGCTGGCACCGCGCACTCACCGCCGATGGCCTGCGCGCGGTCGACCGCGTGGTCGCACCCAGTGCCGCTTATGCCACGATCGTCGAGCGTCACTACCGCCTCGAAACGCCGGTGCTGGCGATCCACAACGGCCGCACGCTCGCCGGCGCCTACGATTCCGCCGCGCCGATGGCCGATATCGCGCTGATCGTCGGTCGGCTGTGGGATGGCGTCAAGAACGCCGCGCTGCTCGACAAGGCCGCCGCGCGCCTGCCGATCCCGTTCCTCGCCGCCGGCGCGTCTAAGGGGCCGCACGGCGAGACGATCCGCCTCGATCACCTGCGCGAACTCGGCCACCTGTCGGGCGAGCAGATCGCCGCGCACCTCGCCAAGCGGCCGATCTTCGTCTCCGCC contains:
- a CDS encoding SDR family NAD(P)-dependent oxidoreductase translates to MLSDAPILVTGGAGFIGSNIADRLASEGHHVLIYDALTRPGVERNLSWLQQRHGTQITAIQADVRNAADLTRAVNEAQAVFHMAAQVAVTTSMEDPRADLEINILGTFNLLEALRQKPGTPVIFASTNKVYGDLADLDFARDGDTYVPVDAAVRAHGIGEDRPLDFHTPYGVSKGAADQYVLDYARSYGVPAAVLRMSCIYGQRQMGTEDQGWVAHFLIRALEGKPITLYGDGYQVRDILDVSNAVEAYLHAWQRIDQVKGRAFNLGGGPANAISLRVLLGHIGDLIGREVDVSFSDWRAGDQRYFVADTRAAEVALGLSSKVAWRDGVANLARWLATERGLNHPIGERLTVAAE
- a CDS encoding glycosyltransferase family 4 protein, yielding MKILLTTDAVGGVWQYTTELAQALSARGVECVVAVLGPAPDENQRGALAPTPAKSTPSPRTRSGVHSSPSEGLSPQALRLAVEWTPEHVRGDGGGGAAPSPAPITLIETGLPLDWTCVDAAPVLAAGKAIATLAKDHAADLIHYNMPTLAAVGTPPVPSIAVAHGCVSTWWEAAKGTPLGQDYRWHRALTADGLRAVDRVVAPSAAYATIVERHYRLETPVLAIHNGRTLAGAYDSAAPMADIALIVGRLWDGVKNAALLDKAAARLPIPFLAAGASKGPHGETIRLDHLRELGHLSGEQIAAHLAKRPIFVSAASFEPFGLAVLEAAQAGCALVLADIPTFRELWDGAASFVPLDGGWCEAIEALVHDTPRRAALGEAARSRAARYTPDATADRMLALYRDVIASHPPARKAAA